Proteins from a genomic interval of Kiritimatiellia bacterium:
- a CDS encoding VCBS repeat-containing protein yields MIAMRQSLAVLAALFLCAAAATGTRTGGVYAVTADTLDGGGQRAAGAAYVNDASMGAIGDLAGSGTVLKGGYPGQLMDLAGVNVSVTPIPMDEGTTGQVAAVARWDDDTVSPLGSNDVQWASPAYPFASVTPDGRLVAAIVYADIRTAVTGLYFGLAGSATQTVMDADSDNFGIYAGDDIKDSWQVENFGADNPDGLADADPDGDRRDNRNEYVTGTQPDDEGSFFKLWNERIEQVTTQGDVFYHPRLDSRTYDVLRSTALLAPDWSDSFAYSESLAGATCTVRDLDLAADATYYRVRVEIIPTNCGEFALAYLPTLWDQRGYALALADFNEDGTLDMFVGYNGPAQILLVATNEGFYPVVTDSGQRLGTGTVYGAAAADLNGDARVDVLTAGPDGARIWYNSGSAVFTGGLYAATNTYCTAVAVGDLNGDTNDDLFICRGSAAFGFKNLVLTNNRSGVFAPVDQSAFILDRSYGVALGDLDNDGDLDAYVANSVANRCYRNDGRARFTLWGTDSRVDDSRGTAIADLNGDGWRDVVVANAWPGPGIVYLNRTNGVLEAYPLGADSSDGTGVAVADLDGDLRLDIAMSGWEDNTVWFGLDGTNFARSSQSLGSERGQAVAVGNINRESALDLVFVHYDSTNTLWLNQCEP; encoded by the coding sequence ATGATCGCGATGCGACAGAGCTTGGCCGTCCTGGCGGCGCTGTTCCTGTGCGCCGCCGCGGCGACCGGCACGCGCACGGGCGGCGTCTATGCGGTGACCGCCGACACGCTGGACGGCGGCGGACAGCGCGCGGCGGGCGCGGCCTATGTCAACGACGCCAGCATGGGAGCCATCGGAGACCTTGCCGGGAGCGGGACCGTTCTGAAAGGCGGCTACCCGGGCCAGCTCATGGACCTGGCCGGCGTGAACGTGAGCGTGACGCCGATCCCGATGGACGAGGGGACGACCGGCCAGGTGGCCGCGGTGGCGCGCTGGGATGACGATACGGTCTCGCCGCTCGGCAGCAACGATGTCCAGTGGGCCAGCCCGGCCTATCCTTTCGCCAGTGTTACGCCCGACGGCCGGCTCGTGGCCGCCATCGTCTATGCCGATATCCGCACGGCCGTCACGGGGCTCTACTTCGGCCTGGCGGGTTCCGCGACGCAGACGGTCATGGACGCCGATTCGGACAACTTCGGAATCTACGCCGGCGACGACATCAAGGATTCGTGGCAGGTCGAGAACTTCGGCGCGGACAACCCGGACGGCCTGGCGGACGCCGACCCGGATGGCGACCGGCGGGACAACCGGAACGAGTACGTCACCGGCACGCAACCCGACGACGAGGGTTCCTTCTTTAAGCTGTGGAACGAGCGGATCGAGCAGGTGACCACGCAAGGCGACGTGTTCTATCATCCGCGGCTGGATAGCCGGACGTATGACGTCCTGCGATCCACGGCCCTGCTGGCCCCCGACTGGAGCGATTCGTTCGCCTATTCCGAGTCCCTCGCCGGCGCCACCTGCACCGTGCGGGACCTGGACCTCGCCGCCGACGCGACCTACTACCGCGTGCGGGTCGAAATCATCCCCACCAACTGCGGCGAGTTTGCCCTGGCCTATCTCCCGACGCTCTGGGACCAGCGCGGTTATGCCCTCGCGCTGGCGGACTTCAACGAGGACGGCACGCTGGACATGTTCGTGGGCTACAACGGGCCGGCGCAGATCCTTCTCGTGGCGACCAACGAGGGTTTCTATCCCGTTGTGACCGACAGCGGTCAGCGGCTCGGTACCGGCACGGTGTACGGCGCCGCCGCGGCCGACCTCAACGGCGACGCGCGCGTGGACGTGCTCACGGCGGGCCCGGACGGCGCGCGCATCTGGTACAACAGCGGCAGTGCCGTGTTCACCGGCGGCCTGTACGCGGCGACGAACACCTATTGCACCGCCGTCGCGGTGGGCGACCTGAACGGCGATACGAACGACGACCTGTTCATCTGCCGGGGCAGCGCGGCGTTCGGGTTCAAGAACCTGGTGCTGACCAACAACCGGTCCGGCGTATTCGCGCCCGTGGACCAGTCGGCGTTCATCCTGGACCGCAGCTACGGCGTGGCGCTGGGGGATCTCGACAACGACGGGGACCTGGATGCGTACGTCGCCAACAGCGTCGCGAACCGGTGCTACCGGAACGACGGCCGCGCCCGCTTCACCCTCTGGGGGACGGACAGCCGCGTGGACGACAGCCGCGGCACGGCGATCGCCGACCTGAACGGCGACGGCTGGCGGGACGTGGTCGTGGCGAACGCCTGGCCGGGTCCCGGCATCGTGTATCTTAATCGCACGAACGGCGTGCTGGAGGCGTATCCGCTGGGCGCGGACTCGTCCGACGGCACGGGCGTGGCCGTGGCGGACCTGGACGGCGACCTGCGGCTCGATATCGCCATGTCCGGCTGGGAGGACAACACCGTCTGGTTCGGCCTCGACGGCACCAACTTCGCCCGGAGCAGCCAGTCCCTTGGCAGCGAGCGGGGGCAGGCCGTCGCGGTCGGAAACATCAACCGCGAGAGCGCCTTGGACCTCGTGTTTGTCCACTACGACTCGACCAACACGCTCTGGCTCAACCAGTGCGAGCCGTAG
- a CDS encoding DUF72 domain-containing protein, giving the protein MTEAAGSIHVGVAGWSYPDWEGYVYSRREKDKLRFVAGYLDLIEINSTFYRPPAAKTAAAWARQTADLPDFFFSAKLHRDFTHEGRFSEAAARAFLDGLKPISDVGRLRHLLAQFRYDFADSPDARKRLRSIAGSFGGAAVLVMEMRHRSWQAPANLEFLAGLGVTVANLDYPTGRDSFDLRECRVGEHGYLRLHGRNRAAWFDRQAGRDETYNYLYSKTELEDIRARAVALARTFRSLTIVANNHYQGKELANALQLKAMLSGRKVRVPPDLLRQYPELAEIARERNPHDEGALF; this is encoded by the coding sequence ATGACCGAGGCCGCGGGCAGCATTCACGTGGGGGTGGCCGGCTGGTCCTACCCGGATTGGGAGGGCTATGTATACTCCCGCCGGGAAAAGGACAAGCTGCGGTTCGTCGCGGGCTACCTCGACCTGATCGAGATCAACAGCACCTTCTACCGCCCGCCCGCCGCGAAGACGGCGGCCGCCTGGGCGCGGCAGACCGCGGACCTCCCGGATTTCTTTTTCAGCGCCAAGTTGCACCGCGACTTCACCCACGAGGGGCGGTTCTCGGAAGCCGCGGCCCGCGCGTTCCTCGACGGGCTGAAGCCCATTTCGGACGTCGGCCGGCTCCGGCACCTCCTCGCCCAGTTCCGGTACGATTTCGCGGACTCGCCGGATGCTCGAAAACGGCTCCGGTCCATTGCCGGATCGTTCGGCGGCGCGGCCGTCCTGGTCATGGAAATGCGGCACCGATCCTGGCAGGCCCCGGCGAACCTGGAGTTCCTGGCCGGGCTGGGGGTGACCGTGGCGAACCTGGACTATCCCACGGGCCGCGACTCGTTCGACCTGCGCGAATGCCGGGTCGGTGAGCATGGGTATCTGCGCCTGCACGGACGCAACCGCGCGGCGTGGTTCGACCGCCAGGCCGGGCGGGACGAAACCTACAACTACCTCTATTCCAAAACAGAATTGGAGGACATCCGCGCCCGCGCCGTCGCGCTGGCCAGGACGTTCCGGTCCCTGACGATCGTGGCCAACAACCACTACCAGGGCAAGGAGCTGGCCAACGCGTTGCAGCTCAAGGCTATGCTCTCCGGCCGGAAAGTTCGCGTGCCGCCGGATCTTCTGCGACAATACCCCGAACTGGCGGAAATCGCCCGCGAAAGGAATCCCCATGACGAAGGCGCGCTGTTTTGA
- the gloB gene encoding hydroxyacylglutathione hydrolase yields the protein MTKARCFEYPLRDALVVIVPVLGDNFSYLVAAGGRAAAVDPADAAPLLDQVKARGLKLDLILNTHHHFDHVAGNEELKARTGCRVAGPGDVRIPALDRAVADGDRLALGPLTIEVVGTPGHTRNHLCYYLPSGPALWTGDTLFTGGCGRLIEGGSATMWGSLHALSLLPDDTLVFCGHDYAVENLQFAAELQPDNEEIRRRLTDLQARAREGRPTVPSTLAEEKATNPFLRSDAPELLQRLGLTGLEPARVFAELRRRKDEYR from the coding sequence ATGACGAAGGCGCGCTGTTTTGAGTATCCGCTGCGCGACGCGCTCGTCGTGATCGTACCCGTGCTGGGCGACAACTTCAGCTACCTCGTCGCCGCAGGCGGCCGGGCCGCGGCGGTGGATCCGGCGGATGCCGCCCCGTTGCTCGATCAGGTGAAGGCTCGGGGCCTGAAGCTGGACCTGATCCTCAACACGCATCACCATTTCGACCACGTCGCCGGTAACGAGGAACTGAAGGCCCGGACGGGCTGCCGGGTGGCGGGGCCCGGCGACGTTCGCATCCCCGCGCTCGATCGGGCCGTGGCGGACGGGGACCGTCTCGCGCTGGGGCCCCTCACCATCGAGGTCGTGGGCACGCCCGGCCATACCCGGAATCATCTCTGCTACTACCTCCCGTCGGGCCCGGCCCTGTGGACGGGCGACACGCTCTTTACCGGCGGTTGCGGACGGCTGATCGAGGGCGGCTCCGCGACCATGTGGGGGTCGTTGCATGCGCTTTCGCTGCTGCCCGACGATACGCTGGTATTCTGCGGCCACGATTACGCGGTCGAGAATCTCCAGTTCGCGGCGGAACTGCAGCCCGACAACGAGGAGATCCGCCGGCGGCTGACCGACCTCCAGGCCCGCGCCCGGGAGGGCCGTCCCACCGTGCCGTCCACGCTTGCCGAGGAAAAGGCCACGAATCCCTTCCTGCGGTCGGACGCCCCCGAGCTTCTCCAACGGCTGGGACTGACCGGCCTGGAACCGGCGCGGGTCTTCGCCGAATTGCGGCGGAGGAAAGACGAGTACCGGTAA
- a CDS encoding formylglycine-generating enzyme family protein, whose amino-acid sequence MQTASLIRGGLLALFVFGPTVVQATEEIVESSFSHGTVRWTHATNGVVQYRIEWACSPTSSVWYDTGCGLAPTGTTMASTVPRFFRVAVCPVPTNMTRLPGGMISGTNLLAAGESHSTLYPETYNLTVESFCMDQYEVTLALWNDVRAWAVTNGYSFRSGSGKATNHPVYWVDWYDCVKWCNARSQKEGREPAYYTDAAFTWVYKAGLEPEPFVKPSANGYRLPTADQWEYAARGGLSSRRFPWGDTIQHARSNYRSNMYDIPYDTSPTYKYHPDYDNDPTPYTSPVGCFAPNGYGLYDMAGNVEEWVFDWHPDTVGIGRMVRGGHWGSYADRCRVGHRWGNFIDYEGNDVGLRTVVLINP is encoded by the coding sequence GTGCAGACAGCGTCATTGATTCGAGGCGGGCTTCTGGCCCTTTTCGTGTTCGGGCCAACCGTGGTCCAGGCTACGGAGGAAATCGTTGAGTCGTCCTTCAGCCACGGCACGGTGCGTTGGACCCATGCCACCAACGGTGTCGTGCAGTACCGGATCGAATGGGCCTGCAGTCCAACGTCCTCTGTCTGGTATGACACGGGGTGCGGCCTGGCGCCGACCGGAACCACCATGGCGTCGACCGTGCCGCGCTTCTTCCGGGTCGCAGTCTGTCCCGTGCCTACAAACATGACTCGACTCCCCGGCGGCATGATTTCCGGGACGAACCTGCTGGCGGCGGGCGAATCGCACAGCACGCTTTACCCCGAGACCTACAATCTGACCGTGGAGTCGTTCTGCATGGACCAGTACGAGGTGACGCTGGCCTTGTGGAACGACGTGCGCGCGTGGGCGGTCACGAACGGCTATTCGTTCCGTAGCGGGAGCGGCAAGGCCACCAATCACCCCGTGTACTGGGTGGACTGGTACGATTGCGTGAAGTGGTGCAACGCACGCAGCCAGAAGGAAGGCCGGGAACCGGCCTACTACACAGACGCGGCGTTCACCTGGGTCTACAAGGCCGGCCTGGAACCGGAACCCTTCGTCAAGCCGTCGGCCAACGGGTACCGCCTGCCGACGGCGGACCAGTGGGAGTATGCCGCGCGCGGCGGGCTGTCAAGCCGCCGCTTCCCCTGGGGCGACACCATCCAGCATGCGCGGTCGAACTACAGAAGCAACATGTACGACATCCCCTATGATACCAGCCCGACGTACAAGTATCATCCGGATTACGACAACGATCCCACCCCGTACACGAGTCCCGTGGGGTGTTTCGCGCCGAACGGATACGGACTCTACGATATGGCGGGGAACGTCGAGGAATGGGTCTTCGACTGGCACCCGGACACCGTCGGCATCGGCCGCATGGTACGCGGCGGCCATTGGGGCAGTTACGCCGACCGATGCCGCGTGGGCCATCGCTGGGGCAACTTCATTGACTACGAAGGCAATGACGTGGGACTACGGACCGTGGTGCTTATCAATCCGTAA
- a CDS encoding SUMF1/EgtB/PvdO family nonheme iron enzyme: MRSASPGGGAALAGLLALMATAGAQELSLTSFSHRGTLKWSYPTNRIIEYRLQGATDPGDQNWSDIGCTLSPTGTVMTAPVPMAFRVKARLMVPESMVLIPGGVISGTNPLAPLETTNTWYPETYSHTVDSFYMDRYEVTRALWFEVRDWAVSNSYYIYVPPGLPDKPLNHPMIEVFFYDCVKWCNARSEKAGLDPVYYTNASLTAVFRSVWCTNLYVDESANGYRLPTDEEFQYAARGGLQSQRFPWGDEIQHARANYYSTNVYPYDTSPTRGLHPGTSEPSPPTLPVGSFAPNAYGLYDMAGNVSERVYTFIPGTGTRLHSVRGGSCVDRAELLRVGHMTSGDAYTADMDTGFRTVRSVP, from the coding sequence ATGCGCTCGGCATCTCCGGGCGGGGGCGCGGCGCTCGCGGGCCTGCTGGCCTTGATGGCGACGGCCGGGGCGCAGGAACTGTCCCTCACTTCGTTTTCCCACCGCGGCACCCTCAAGTGGAGTTATCCGACCAACCGGATCATCGAATACCGCCTCCAGGGGGCCACCGATCCCGGCGATCAGAACTGGAGCGATATCGGGTGCACCCTGTCGCCGACCGGGACGGTCATGACCGCCCCGGTCCCGATGGCGTTCCGGGTCAAGGCCCGCCTGATGGTCCCCGAGTCCATGGTCCTGATACCCGGCGGGGTCATTTCCGGTACCAATCCGCTGGCCCCGCTGGAGACGACCAACACCTGGTATCCCGAGACGTACAGCCACACCGTGGATTCCTTCTACATGGATCGGTACGAAGTGACCCGGGCCCTGTGGTTCGAGGTTCGCGATTGGGCCGTCAGCAACAGTTATTACATCTATGTACCTCCAGGCCTGCCTGACAAGCCACTGAACCACCCCATGATCGAAGTGTTTTTTTATGACTGCGTGAAATGGTGCAATGCGCGCAGCGAGAAGGCGGGGCTTGATCCGGTCTATTACACAAACGCCTCCTTGACGGCCGTGTTCAGGAGTGTCTGGTGCACAAACCTGTATGTTGACGAATCGGCGAATGGATACCGGTTACCGACCGACGAGGAGTTTCAATACGCTGCGCGGGGCGGGCTGCAAAGCCAGCGGTTTCCCTGGGGCGATGAGATTCAGCATGCACGGGCAAACTACTACAGCACCAACGTGTATCCGTACGATACGAGCCCAACGAGGGGGCTGCACCCAGGCACCAGCGAACCGTCTCCACCCACGTTGCCGGTAGGCAGTTTTGCGCCGAATGCTTACGGCCTGTACGATATGGCAGGCAATGTCAGCGAGCGAGTCTATACCTTTATTCCGGGCACCGGCACACGGCTCCACAGTGTTCGAGGAGGCAGTTGCGTTGATCGCGCCGAATTACTTCGGGTCGGCCACATGACCAGCGGGGATGCGTACACGGCCGACATGGACACGGGTTTCCGCACGGTCCGAAGCGTGCCGTAG
- a CDS encoding Sir2 family NAD-dependent protein deacetylase, protein MHPAADPIHAAADLVRGARRIAVLTGAGISTPSGIPDFRSADGLYADERNANVFDIGEFHRRPEHFYRFAREFYPMLERAQPNTAHRALAAWEQAGKEVHVATQNIDDLHQRAGSTRVYPVHGTVETSTCLECGAARRTSELVPEIMAGRVPRCGCGGVFKPDITFFGEQLPEAAWNRSVEAMRGADLVLVIGTSLAVYPAASLPDYRGPDAALIVVNRDPTPLDGAADVVLHGDLAEMFGRLEA, encoded by the coding sequence ATGCACCCGGCGGCGGATCCCATCCACGCGGCGGCGGACCTTGTGCGCGGGGCCCGCCGGATCGCGGTCCTGACGGGCGCCGGCATCTCGACGCCGTCCGGCATTCCCGATTTCCGCTCGGCGGACGGGCTCTACGCCGACGAGCGCAACGCCAACGTGTTCGACATCGGGGAGTTCCACCGCCGCCCGGAGCATTTCTACCGCTTTGCCCGCGAGTTCTACCCGATGCTGGAGCGGGCGCAACCCAATACCGCGCACCGGGCCCTGGCGGCCTGGGAACAGGCCGGGAAGGAAGTCCATGTCGCCACGCAGAACATCGACGACCTGCACCAGCGCGCGGGTTCGACCCGCGTCTATCCGGTTCATGGAACGGTGGAGACCAGCACGTGCCTTGAATGCGGCGCCGCACGCCGCACGTCGGAACTGGTCCCCGAGATCATGGCGGGCCGCGTGCCGCGCTGCGGCTGCGGCGGGGTGTTCAAACCCGACATCACGTTCTTCGGCGAGCAACTCCCGGAGGCTGCGTGGAACCGGTCGGTCGAGGCCATGCGCGGCGCGGACCTGGTCCTGGTGATCGGAACGAGCCTCGCGGTGTACCCGGCCGCCTCGCTGCCGGATTACCGCGGGCCGGACGCCGCCCTGATCGTGGTCAACCGGGATCCGACCCCGCTGGACGGCGCGGCAGACGTGGTGTTGCACGGGGACCTGGCGGAAATGTTCGGGCGATTGGAGGCATGA
- a CDS encoding UDP-N-acetylglucosamine pyrophosphorylase, with protein sequence MDPSPAVKNLLQRGVVMPCPAAVEVGDDVHPERIAPGVVLHAGSAVRGAETAIGAGSVIGGEAPATVEDCQLGKKVALKGGYFSGATFLDGANMGSAAHVRPGTLLEEEANGAHAVGLKQTIFLPYVTAGSLINFCDALMAGGTSRKNHSEIGSSYIHFNFTPHQDKATPSLIGDVPRGVMLDRPAIFLGGQGGLVGPVRIAFGTVIPAGQICRRDILEESRLYAGAPASGDGGLRPYSAQMYRSITRVVRNNMIYIGNIWALRRWYEQVRKPWMTGDPIAQACYEGAVARLDEVLEERVKRLGDLAGRMAKSLELAKKDSLPEPVLARQRELMERWPEWEGVLKRGPGEGTGAAERDAFLQVWSAADRGAGYLKAVAALPENARRAGSAWLQALVDEMSALWKD encoded by the coding sequence ATGGACCCCAGCCCAGCGGTAAAAAACCTGTTGCAACGCGGCGTCGTCATGCCCTGTCCGGCCGCGGTCGAGGTCGGCGACGATGTACACCCGGAGCGCATTGCTCCGGGTGTCGTGCTTCATGCGGGCAGCGCCGTGCGCGGCGCCGAGACGGCGATCGGCGCCGGCTCGGTGATCGGCGGCGAGGCGCCCGCGACGGTGGAGGATTGCCAGCTTGGAAAGAAAGTGGCGCTGAAAGGCGGCTATTTCTCGGGCGCGACGTTCCTGGACGGCGCGAACATGGGCAGCGCGGCGCACGTCCGGCCGGGCACGCTGCTGGAGGAAGAGGCCAACGGCGCCCACGCGGTCGGCCTCAAGCAGACGATCTTCCTCCCCTACGTCACGGCCGGCAGCCTGATCAATTTCTGCGACGCGCTGATGGCGGGCGGCACCAGCCGGAAGAATCACAGCGAGATCGGCTCGTCGTACATTCATTTCAACTTCACGCCGCACCAGGACAAGGCCACGCCGTCGCTGATCGGCGACGTGCCGCGCGGCGTCATGCTCGACCGGCCGGCGATCTTCCTGGGCGGGCAGGGCGGGCTGGTCGGCCCGGTGCGGATCGCCTTCGGCACGGTGATCCCGGCGGGACAGATCTGCCGGCGGGACATTCTCGAGGAAAGCCGGCTCTACGCGGGCGCGCCCGCCTCCGGCGACGGCGGGCTGCGGCCGTACAGCGCGCAGATGTATCGCAGCATCACCCGCGTGGTGAGAAATAATATGATCTACATCGGGAATATCTGGGCGCTGCGGCGCTGGTACGAGCAGGTCCGGAAACCCTGGATGACCGGCGACCCGATCGCGCAGGCCTGCTACGAGGGCGCCGTGGCGCGCTTGGACGAGGTGCTGGAGGAGCGCGTCAAGCGCCTGGGCGACCTGGCGGGCCGGATGGCGAAATCGCTGGAACTGGCGAAGAAGGATTCCTTGCCCGAGCCCGTGCTGGCGCGCCAGCGCGAGCTGATGGAGCGCTGGCCGGAGTGGGAGGGCGTCCTGAAGCGGGGGCCGGGGGAGGGGACCGGCGCCGCGGAACGCGATGCCTTCCTGCAGGTGTGGAGCGCCGCGGATCGGGGCGCGGGCTATCTCAAGGCGGTGGCCGCGCTGCCGGAAAACGCGCGCCGCGCCGGCTCGGCCTGGCTGCAGGCGCTGGTGGACGAGATGTCGGCTTTGTGGAAAGACTAG
- a CDS encoding phosphoglucosamine mutase has product MARLFGTDGVRGVANVYPMTAEMALELGRATAYVCKRHKKTGPHRIVIGKDTRVSGYMLETALTAGITSMGVDVLLVGPMPTPGIAFITQSMRADAGMVISASHNPFEDNGIKIFSRDGFKLPDAEEDEIERLITSGEIKNIRATAHDIGKAHRIDDAMGRYIVFCKNTVPEDVSLDGLKVVLDCANGATYRVAPIIFWELGAEVTAIHCEPDGTNINANCGSQHTQDLSAKVREMKADVGLAFDGDGDRLIAVDENGEEITGDHILTICAKMLKESGRLTNNLVISTVMSNFGFGLALKELGIQHGAAKVGDRYVLEMMQQKGAVLGGEASGHIILLEHHTTGDGILSALQLLTAMRHQDRKLSELATLMKLFPQKTINVDVAKKPPLEELPDVQAAIKTAEAELGDKGRVLVRYSGTQSMCRVMVEGPNDETVNRLAKTLADQVKKSIG; this is encoded by the coding sequence ATGGCAAGGCTATTCGGGACGGACGGCGTGCGCGGGGTGGCCAACGTCTACCCCATGACGGCGGAAATGGCGCTGGAACTCGGGCGCGCCACGGCCTACGTATGTAAACGGCACAAGAAGACGGGCCCGCACCGCATCGTGATCGGCAAGGATACCCGGGTCAGCGGCTACATGCTGGAGACCGCCCTGACCGCCGGCATCACCTCGATGGGCGTGGACGTCCTGCTGGTCGGGCCCATGCCGACGCCGGGCATTGCGTTCATCACACAGAGCATGCGCGCGGACGCCGGGATGGTGATCTCCGCCTCACACAATCCCTTCGAGGACAACGGCATCAAGATCTTCTCCCGGGATGGCTTCAAGCTGCCCGACGCCGAGGAGGACGAGATCGAGCGGTTGATCACCTCGGGCGAGATCAAGAACATCCGCGCCACGGCCCACGACATCGGCAAGGCCCATCGCATCGACGACGCCATGGGGCGGTATATTGTCTTCTGCAAGAACACCGTGCCCGAGGACGTGAGCCTGGACGGGCTGAAGGTCGTGCTGGACTGCGCCAACGGGGCCACCTACCGCGTCGCGCCGATCATTTTCTGGGAACTGGGCGCGGAGGTCACGGCCATCCATTGCGAGCCTGACGGCACCAACATCAATGCGAACTGCGGCTCGCAGCACACGCAGGACCTGTCGGCCAAGGTGCGGGAGATGAAGGCGGATGTCGGCCTGGCGTTCGACGGCGACGGCGACCGGCTGATCGCCGTGGACGAGAACGGCGAGGAGATCACCGGCGACCACATCCTGACGATCTGCGCCAAGATGCTCAAGGAGAGCGGCCGGCTGACGAACAACCTCGTCATCTCGACGGTCATGAGCAATTTCGGGTTCGGGCTGGCGCTCAAGGAGTTGGGCATCCAGCACGGGGCGGCCAAGGTGGGCGACCGGTACGTGCTCGAGATGATGCAGCAGAAGGGCGCCGTGCTCGGCGGCGAGGCCTCCGGCCACATCATCCTCCTCGAGCACCACACCACGGGCGACGGGATCCTGTCCGCGCTGCAACTGCTGACCGCGATGCGCCACCAGGACCGCAAGCTCTCCGAACTGGCGACGCTGATGAAATTGTTCCCCCAGAAGACCATCAACGTGGACGTGGCGAAGAAGCCGCCGCTGGAGGAACTGCCCGACGTGCAGGCCGCGATCAAGACGGCCGAGGCGGAACTCGGGGACAAGGGCCGGGTCCTGGTCCGCTATTCCGGCACCCAGTCCATGTGCCGCGTGATGGTGGAAGGTCCGAACGACGAAACCGTCAATCGATTGGCGAAGACGCTGGCGGACCAGGTCAAGAAGAGCATCGGCTGA
- a CDS encoding 6-phosphogluconolactonase → MPCKVIITRDFDHASEVAARCVATDIRNVLAAREEYVIGLATGMSPSGLYKDLAKTANGGAFDSSRIRSFNLDEYIGLPGENPQQRALHPESYSFFMIQELFGLLQKKFRETNVPWGCLIDQEKFMAELKANPGDWTEQGKDKGRSIAIKADAKSEYLRWVRREILDAYEAKIKRMGGIDLHIVGVGGRGHVGFHEAGIPFAGSRVLVVKLDDNTIQNAVTDGHFRRIEESPRYAVSMGAELIYEARKVLLIAMGKRKSEPVATSLAQDPTDAVPISYGQVFAKRGGEMIYVIDREAAAGVFEQRDAIRARGVQIEDLSSGVAARRVEDLKFFRNPQTGLMG, encoded by the coding sequence ATGCCCTGCAAGGTCATCATTACGCGGGATTTCGATCATGCCAGCGAAGTAGCCGCCCGCTGCGTGGCGACGGATATACGCAACGTGCTGGCCGCGCGGGAGGAATACGTGATCGGCCTGGCCACGGGCATGTCGCCGTCGGGCCTGTACAAGGACTTGGCCAAGACGGCCAACGGCGGCGCGTTCGACAGCTCCCGGATACGGAGCTTCAACCTGGACGAGTACATCGGCCTGCCGGGCGAGAATCCGCAGCAGCGCGCCCTGCACCCGGAGAGCTATAGCTTCTTCATGATCCAGGAGCTCTTCGGGCTCCTTCAGAAGAAGTTTCGCGAAACCAACGTGCCGTGGGGTTGCCTGATCGACCAGGAGAAGTTCATGGCCGAGTTGAAGGCGAACCCGGGAGACTGGACGGAGCAGGGGAAGGACAAGGGGCGCTCGATCGCCATCAAGGCGGACGCGAAGTCCGAGTACCTGCGCTGGGTTCGCCGCGAGATCCTGGACGCGTACGAGGCCAAGATCAAGCGGATGGGCGGAATTGACCTGCACATCGTCGGGGTGGGCGGGCGCGGCCACGTGGGTTTCCACGAAGCCGGCATCCCGTTCGCGGGCAGCCGGGTCCTAGTCGTCAAACTGGACGACAACACGATCCAGAACGCCGTCACCGACGGGCATTTCCGGCGCATCGAGGAAAGCCCGCGGTACGCGGTTTCCATGGGCGCGGAGCTGATCTACGAGGCGCGCAAGGTGCTGCTCATCGCCATGGGCAAGCGCAAGTCCGAGCCGGTGGCCACGTCGCTGGCGCAGGATCCGACCGATGCCGTGCCGATCTCGTACGGGCAGGTCTTCGCGAAACGCGGCGGCGAGATGATCTACGTCATTGATCGCGAAGCTGCCGCCGGCGTGTTCGAGCAGAGGGACGCCATCCGGGCGCGCGGCGTGCAGATCGAGGACTTGAGCAGCGGCGTCGCCGCCCGACGGGTCGAGGATCTCAAGTTCTTCCGCAATCCGCAGACCGGGTTGATGGGCTAG